In Deltaproteobacteria bacterium, the following proteins share a genomic window:
- a CDS encoding TraR/DksA C4-type zinc finger protein, whose protein sequence is MNKKDLKRFKEILGERRNELIKSAQATRERGLVLDTDDLPDEVDLASSESDQSMSLLLRDRERVLLRKIEKALAKIEASNYGICESCGEDIDLKRLEARPVTDLCIQCKEEQERIEKNYAE, encoded by the coding sequence ATGAATAAAAAAGACCTCAAGCGTTTTAAAGAAATATTAGGTGAAAGAAGGAATGAATTGATAAAAAGTGCTCAAGCTACTCGCGAGAGGGGCCTGGTACTAGATACCGACGATTTACCCGATGAGGTCGATCTGGCTTCTTCTGAATCCGATCAGTCAATGAGTCTCCTATTGCGTGACCGGGAGCGCGTATTACTCCGAAAAATTGAAAAAGCCTTGGCTAAAATTGAGGCGTCAAATTATGGAATTTGTGAATCTTGTGGGGAAGATATAGATTTGAAGCGTTTGGAAGCCCGTCCCGTGACGGATCTCTGTATTCAGTGCAAAGAAGAGCAGGAGCGTATCGAGAAAAACTATGCGGAGTAG
- a CDS encoding DUF1015 domain-containing protein, protein MSKKIISPFRGLHYNPLKIKNFAEVMAPPYDVIDEAYREKLYARHPQNVVKLILTQEEDGKILGLNKYEMAAKYLQDWQKQELLVQDAQPQLYLYHQTYTLADGRALTRKGFIARRRLEPFDEGKIRPHEYTFAGPKADRLQLIKSTQTNLSAIFGIFSDAQRQVMKNFDKALTQKPLMDLVTDDGNRHQVWAVGDLQIHEQVNTLMQDKITFIADGHHRYETALNYRDYCLQNVPSSQSDPAYNFVMMYLCPMEDEGLVILPTHRVLDVAVPLNLEAALQKLSQNFEIKKFAKANKAAALQELQQVGANKLGFILSSKEALNLIQISFEKLAKISALASLSAPVRELDVTVLHHYLLPEIFEINLHEGDEVKKIHYVKDTQEALEAPEKGQASLSFILNPTQMKQVEAISNIGERMPHKSTFFYPKLLSGLVFNPLD, encoded by the coding sequence ATGTCCAAAAAAATTATCAGCCCCTTTCGCGGGCTTCATTATAATCCTTTAAAAATCAAAAATTTTGCCGAAGTGATGGCTCCTCCTTATGATGTCATCGACGAGGCTTATCGTGAAAAACTTTATGCGCGTCATCCTCAAAACGTCGTGAAACTCATCCTCACCCAAGAAGAGGATGGAAAAATACTTGGATTAAATAAATACGAAATGGCCGCAAAATATTTGCAAGATTGGCAGAAACAGGAGCTGTTGGTGCAAGATGCCCAGCCCCAGCTTTATCTCTATCATCAGACCTACACGTTAGCCGATGGGAGGGCCCTCACTCGAAAAGGCTTTATAGCCCGCAGAAGACTGGAACCCTTTGATGAAGGAAAAATCCGTCCGCATGAATATACCTTTGCAGGTCCCAAGGCTGACCGCTTACAGCTGATCAAATCCACCCAAACCAATCTGTCTGCCATCTTTGGAATATTTTCCGATGCCCAGCGCCAGGTGATGAAAAATTTTGACAAGGCCCTGACCCAAAAACCCTTAATGGATTTGGTGACGGATGACGGCAATCGCCACCAGGTCTGGGCCGTGGGAGATCTTCAAATACACGAACAAGTAAATACCTTGATGCAAGATAAAATCACTTTTATTGCCGATGGGCATCATCGCTACGAAACAGCCCTCAATTACCGTGACTATTGTTTGCAAAATGTCCCTTCTTCTCAATCTGACCCAGCCTACAATTTTGTAATGATGTACCTCTGTCCCATGGAAGACGAAGGCTTGGTGATTTTGCCCACTCACCGTGTGCTGGATGTTGCTGTGCCCTTGAATCTGGAGGCTGCGCTTCAAAAGCTTTCTCAAAATTTTGAGATCAAAAAATTTGCAAAGGCGAACAAGGCGGCAGCCCTTCAAGAATTGCAGCAGGTCGGCGCAAACAAATTGGGATTTATACTTTCCAGCAAAGAGGCTTTGAATCTCATTCAAATCAGTTTTGAGAAACTGGCAAAAATTTCTGCTCTAGCTTCACTCTCTGCCCCTGTCCGAGAATTGGATGTGACGGTATTGCATCACTATTTATTGCCTGAAATTTTTGAAATTAATTTGCATGAGGGAGACGAGGTCAAGAAAATCCACTATGTAAAAGATACTCAAGAGGCCCTGGAAGCCCCTGAAAAAGGGCAGGCCAGCCTGAGCTTCATCTTGAACCCCACCCAAATGAAACAAGTGGAAGCGATCTCCAACATCGGGGAACGCATGCCGCACAAGTCGACTTTCTTTTATCCCAAACTGCTTTCAGGATTGGTATTTAATCCCTTAGATTGA
- the purD gene encoding phosphoribosylamine--glycine ligase — protein MNILLIGSGAREHALAWKISQSPKLTKLFAMPGSAAISRFAECVNLNFSTPFSLLEFAQKNKIALVIVGPEAPLVKGLADAFQKIGIPVFGPLASGARLEASKAFTKNLCKKYQIPTAAYECFEEANAALSFLKNIAPSPENPAAFPHPSRGEGAFSFPIVIKADGLAAGKGVVICEDLHQASEAIESILVQKTLGEQNLIVIEEFLRGEEASFMVISDGKTYLPLATSQDHKRVFDGDQGPNTGGMGAYSPAPVVTPSVFEKTLQTIIEPTLAGLKTEGIPYQGVLYAGLMIEKNTPELLEYNVRFGDPECEVILPRMKSDLIDLMLATVEGKLSEFKLEWHEKSCVGVVLAAEAYPASPVKGDEIFGLDEVEKLKDVVVFHGGTVLKENKWFTHGGRVLVVSALGDDLKAAQLLAYEAVAKICWRGMHYRKDIAAKALVRK, from the coding sequence ATGAATATCCTCCTCATCGGCTCCGGCGCTCGCGAACACGCCTTAGCCTGGAAAATTTCTCAAAGTCCAAAATTGACTAAACTCTTTGCTATGCCTGGCAGCGCCGCTATTTCAAGGTTTGCGGAATGTGTGAATCTGAATTTTTCCACACCTTTCTCTTTACTCGAATTTGCCCAAAAAAATAAAATTGCTTTGGTCATTGTAGGCCCCGAGGCCCCTTTGGTGAAGGGCCTTGCGGATGCCTTCCAAAAAATAGGAATTCCTGTTTTTGGGCCTCTTGCAAGTGGAGCGCGTCTGGAAGCCTCAAAAGCCTTTACAAAAAATCTCTGTAAAAAATATCAGATTCCCACTGCGGCCTATGAATGTTTCGAAGAGGCGAATGCCGCTTTAAGTTTTCTGAAAAATATTGCCCCCTCTCCCGAAAACCCTGCGGCTTTTCCTCATCCCTCAAGGGGAGAGGGAGCCTTCTCGTTTCCAATTGTCATTAAAGCCGATGGTCTCGCCGCAGGCAAAGGAGTGGTGATTTGTGAAGATCTGCATCAGGCCTCAGAAGCCATTGAAAGTATTCTGGTACAAAAAACTTTAGGAGAACAAAATTTAATCGTGATCGAAGAATTTCTCAGAGGCGAAGAAGCCTCCTTCATGGTGATTAGCGATGGGAAAACTTATTTGCCTTTAGCCACCAGTCAAGATCACAAGCGCGTGTTTGATGGCGACCAAGGCCCTAACACCGGAGGTATGGGGGCTTACTCTCCTGCGCCGGTGGTGACTCCATCTGTCTTCGAAAAAACGCTCCAAACGATTATTGAACCCACTTTGGCTGGTTTGAAAACTGAAGGGATTCCTTACCAGGGGGTGCTTTATGCCGGTTTGATGATAGAAAAAAATACTCCCGAATTGTTGGAATACAATGTGCGTTTTGGAGATCCCGAGTGCGAAGTGATTTTACCGCGCATGAAATCTGATCTGATCGATTTGATGCTGGCAACGGTTGAAGGAAAGTTGTCGGAATTCAAATTGGAATGGCATGAAAAATCTTGCGTTGGCGTGGTGCTGGCCGCTGAGGCTTATCCTGCAAGCCCTGTAAAGGGGGATGAAATTTTTGGTTTGGACGAAGTGGAAAAATTGAAAGACGTTGTGGTGTTCCATGGAGGAACCGTGTTGAAAGAAAATAAGTGGTTCACCCATGGGGGGAGAGTGTTGGTAGTCAGCGCCTTGGGGGATGATTTAAAAGCAGCACAGTTGCTGGCTTACGAGGCGGTTGCAAAAATTTGTTGGCGCGGGATGCATTATCGAAAAGATATTGCAGCAAAGGCTTTAGTTAGGAAATAA
- a CDS encoding aldehyde dehydrogenase family protein — protein sequence MQNIQKIFSAQKENRWKISQSTAQERIKKLKRIREAIFKNQEEIQKAIYADYRKNPGETDLTEIYPTISELNHTISHLTRWMKPQKVKTPLTLFGTKSEIHYEAKGIVLILSPWNYPFQLLMAPLIAAIAAGNCAILKPSSKTAHTSAFLKKFISQLFDENEIALIEGNSEIADQLLTLPFDHIFFTGSPRIGKKVMEEASKNLTPVTLELGGKSPVVIDQTADIKKAAERILWGKFINAGQTCVAPDYVLIHENRVEDFVKEAISVIESRYGEKSKQADSPNFCRLVSDGALKTLKRLLDESVQKGATLAYGGQSNQDTRFLSPTLLTHVTNDSPIMREEIFGPILPLIAYRSLDDALSIIQKRDKPLALYIFSKDSNTVDYILKNTSAGGSCVNSLIIHLANPDLPFGGVGYSGMGNYHGFFGFRTFSHERAVLHQRCLDTLKMFYPPYTPKVRRIINLATKWL from the coding sequence ATGCAAAACATTCAAAAAATTTTTTCAGCACAAAAAGAAAACCGTTGGAAAATCTCCCAAAGCACAGCCCAGGAACGAATCAAAAAATTAAAGAGAATAAGGGAAGCCATTTTCAAAAATCAGGAAGAAATCCAGAAAGCCATTTATGCGGACTACCGAAAAAATCCTGGAGAAACGGATTTAACCGAAATCTACCCGACCATTTCCGAACTCAATCATACCATTTCCCATCTGACCCGCTGGATGAAACCTCAAAAAGTCAAAACGCCACTCACACTCTTTGGGACAAAAAGTGAAATTCATTATGAAGCCAAAGGGATTGTTCTCATCCTGTCACCCTGGAATTATCCTTTTCAGCTTCTCATGGCCCCCTTGATTGCCGCCATTGCCGCGGGGAATTGTGCCATCCTCAAACCGTCCAGCAAAACAGCTCATACCTCCGCTTTCTTGAAAAAATTCATTTCCCAATTATTCGACGAAAATGAAATTGCCCTCATCGAAGGAAATTCCGAGATCGCCGATCAGCTTCTCACACTTCCCTTCGATCATATTTTCTTCACTGGCAGTCCGCGCATTGGGAAAAAAGTCATGGAAGAAGCGTCGAAAAATCTGACTCCCGTGACTCTGGAGTTGGGCGGCAAATCTCCCGTCGTGATCGATCAAACCGCCGATATCAAAAAGGCCGCTGAACGCATCTTATGGGGAAAGTTTATCAATGCAGGTCAAACCTGTGTGGCGCCTGATTATGTTTTAATTCACGAAAATCGCGTGGAAGATTTTGTCAAGGAAGCCATTTCAGTCATCGAAAGCCGTTATGGAGAAAAGTCAAAACAGGCAGACAGCCCCAATTTTTGCCGTCTTGTCAGCGACGGGGCTCTCAAAACACTGAAACGTCTTCTGGATGAATCGGTCCAAAAAGGAGCCACCCTCGCTTATGGAGGACAGAGCAACCAAGACACGCGATTCTTATCCCCCACACTTTTAACCCATGTCACCAACGACTCACCCATCATGCGCGAAGAAATTTTTGGGCCCATACTCCCTTTGATTGCCTATCGTTCCCTGGACGACGCCCTCAGCATCATTCAGAAAAGAGACAAGCCCCTGGCACTCTATATTTTTTCCAAAGATTCCAATACGGTCGATTATATTTTGAAAAACACAAGCGCTGGCGGCAGCTGTGTCAACAGCCTGATCATCCATCTGGCCAATCCTGACCTGCCTTTCGGAGGGGTGGGCTATAGCGGCATGGGCAATTACCACGGATTTTTCGGCTTCCGCACTTTCTCCCACGAACGCGCCGTCCTCCATCAAAGGTGCCTGGATACCCTCAAGATGTTCTACCCCCCCTACACCCCCAAAGTACGAAGGATAATCAATCTGGCCACGAAGTGGTTGTGA
- the ppcA gene encoding phosphoenolpyruvate carboxylase: protein MIKIPRTLATQHPDNANIPYWNSDAFVSTAKEVEECYRSFADLACDEYMWDWEGKFVDEAVVDRLYSKYYDYFYTHPLGKEKRLTFRVPNISKEGPSRLSRAFSGILSASYSASELKLYSPPIFEVIHPMTQSSSELIQLQKKFMETARFQAKIFGVKKLNPDHLEIIPLIEGTDSLLKSRKILEQYTQFMHKLSGKRPTWIRPFIARSDPALDGGFLAAVLSAKAALSEYFKFERDTGIKVYPMIGTGSLPFRGGLNPKSISGFIKTYPGISTVTLQSAFRYDYPLEEVKKAIAWLNKKLPDSGRCIYNEHEMRELHTLDAIFVRHYRNTIEELSEFVNSIARHIPARRERIQHTGHFGYSRQVGKAGIKLPRAITFTAVFYSIGVPPELIGLGRGLKEAEDRGLTPALEKLYPQLKEDLQNISCYLNRENLEQLAKKIEPFQEVQKGMVHVENYLGTKLGPRKHEDFLHRNYTSNVLRRFFMKQELQEDIVQAAKIRHSIG, encoded by the coding sequence ATGATAAAAATTCCCAGAACCCTGGCCACTCAACATCCAGACAACGCCAACATTCCCTACTGGAATAGCGACGCCTTTGTCTCCACTGCAAAAGAGGTGGAAGAATGTTACCGATCTTTTGCCGACCTTGCCTGCGATGAATACATGTGGGATTGGGAAGGCAAGTTTGTGGATGAAGCGGTAGTCGACAGGTTGTACAGCAAGTATTATGACTATTTTTACACGCACCCTCTGGGCAAAGAGAAGCGCCTCACTTTCCGGGTGCCTAATATTTCCAAGGAAGGCCCTTCCCGTCTTTCTCGTGCCTTTAGCGGAATACTTTCTGCTTCTTACTCGGCCAGCGAACTCAAACTCTATTCTCCGCCTATTTTTGAAGTCATCCACCCCATGACTCAAAGTTCTTCCGAGCTCATTCAACTTCAAAAAAAATTCATGGAAACCGCCCGGTTTCAGGCCAAAATTTTTGGGGTCAAAAAACTAAACCCCGACCATTTGGAAATTATCCCCCTCATCGAAGGGACCGATTCCCTTTTGAAAAGTCGGAAAATATTGGAGCAATACACCCAATTCATGCACAAACTCAGCGGAAAACGCCCCACCTGGATACGCCCTTTCATTGCCCGCAGCGATCCTGCCCTGGACGGAGGTTTCCTGGCCGCCGTGCTCAGCGCCAAGGCAGCACTTTCGGAATATTTTAAATTTGAACGCGACACAGGAATCAAAGTCTATCCGATGATTGGCACGGGATCTTTACCTTTCCGGGGAGGCTTAAATCCAAAAAGCATTTCTGGATTTATCAAAACCTATCCCGGAATTTCTACTGTCACCTTGCAATCTGCTTTTCGCTACGATTATCCTCTCGAGGAAGTCAAAAAGGCCATTGCGTGGCTCAATAAAAAATTACCCGACAGTGGGCGCTGCATTTATAACGAGCATGAAATGCGCGAATTGCATACCTTGGATGCCATCTTTGTAAGACATTATCGCAACACCATTGAAGAACTCAGCGAGTTTGTGAATAGCATTGCCAGGCATATTCCTGCTCGTCGCGAACGTATTCAACACACGGGGCATTTTGGTTACTCCCGACAGGTGGGAAAGGCGGGCATCAAACTCCCTCGAGCCATTACCTTCACTGCTGTTTTTTATTCGATTGGTGTCCCTCCCGAGCTGATTGGGCTGGGACGCGGTTTAAAAGAAGCAGAAGATCGTGGACTCACTCCAGCACTTGAAAAACTTTACCCTCAATTAAAAGAAGATCTTCAAAATATTAGCTGTTACTTGAACCGTGAAAATCTTGAGCAGCTCGCCAAAAAAATTGAGCCTTTTCAAGAAGTGCAAAAGGGCATGGTTCATGTCGAAAATTATTTAGGGACAAAACTGGGCCCCCGAAAACACGAAGATTTCTTACATCGCAATTATACCAGTAATGTACTTCGTCGTTTTTTTATGAAACAAGAATTGCAAGAAGACATAGTCCAGGCCGCAAAAATAAGGCACAGTATTGGTTAA
- the gshA gene encoding glutamate--cysteine ligase has translation MNLHQLNEHFIGHHKALNRYFEEQFKKTPALFYVSCDVRNSGFKTAVVDTNVFPAGFNNLCASFSRLATAEIKNYLTHTYPEIKKILLFTEAHTRNKFYFENVARLSQMLTDAGYEIKVGTVSEEISGDSLSIPLSSQNLDLFRIKKEGKGLYIAQDWEPELILSNNDFSNGLPEEFRNISQKIIPPPQLGWFQRKKSTHFEFYNQIATEIGQVTDLDPWLISCFFTEANEVKLNERQGIEKLALIVDETLKKIQKKYLDYGIQNPPYVFVKNNSGTYGMGVEYFSSAEEILEMNRRTRNKLLSAKGNNPVGSFLIQEGIVTADSYSGYPIEPVIYMVGENEIGGFFRINELKDEWSSLNSKGMAFSCLCLHKLDEPHEGHYLKCPEKQTLLKLSFLLGKIAVLAAAREAYSA, from the coding sequence ATGAACCTCCATCAACTCAACGAACATTTCATCGGACACCACAAGGCCTTGAATCGGTATTTTGAAGAGCAATTCAAAAAAACTCCGGCGCTCTTTTACGTGTCTTGTGATGTTAGAAATTCTGGATTCAAAACAGCTGTCGTTGACACGAATGTATTTCCTGCAGGGTTCAACAATTTATGCGCTTCCTTTTCCCGTTTAGCCACCGCAGAAATTAAAAATTATCTCACTCATACTTATCCTGAAATAAAAAAAATTTTGCTCTTTACTGAAGCCCACACACGCAACAAATTTTATTTTGAAAACGTTGCACGCCTTTCCCAGATGCTTACAGACGCAGGTTATGAAATTAAAGTGGGCACTGTATCCGAAGAAATTTCAGGAGACTCATTAAGCATTCCGCTCTCCTCTCAAAATCTGGATTTATTTCGAATTAAAAAAGAAGGGAAAGGCCTTTATATCGCCCAAGATTGGGAACCTGAACTGATTCTCTCCAACAACGACTTCTCAAATGGGCTTCCAGAAGAGTTCAGGAATATTTCTCAAAAGATTATTCCGCCTCCTCAGCTCGGTTGGTTCCAGCGTAAAAAAAGTACTCATTTTGAATTTTACAATCAGATAGCCACTGAAATTGGCCAAGTGACAGATTTAGATCCCTGGCTTATCTCTTGCTTTTTTACTGAAGCAAATGAAGTAAAGCTGAATGAAAGGCAAGGCATTGAAAAACTGGCTTTGATTGTGGATGAAACGCTAAAAAAAATACAAAAAAAATACCTCGACTATGGCATTCAAAACCCTCCCTATGTCTTCGTAAAGAATAACTCTGGTACTTATGGCATGGGCGTTGAGTATTTCAGCAGTGCAGAAGAAATTCTGGAGATGAACCGACGCACCCGAAACAAACTGTTGTCCGCTAAAGGAAACAACCCGGTGGGCTCCTTCCTAATTCAGGAAGGCATCGTCACGGCTGATTCTTACAGCGGTTATCCCATAGAACCGGTGATTTATATGGTGGGTGAAAATGAAATCGGTGGTTTTTTTCGCATCAACGAACTGAAAGATGAATGGAGCTCTCTCAACAGCAAAGGAATGGCCTTCTCCTGTTTGTGTCTGCACAAACTGGACGAACCCCATGAGGGCCATTATCTGAAATGCCCGGAAAAACAGACCCTGTTAAAACTTTCTTTTTTACTAGGAAAAATCGCCGTACTGGCAGCCGCACGAGAGGCCTACTCCGCATAG
- the lepB gene encoding signal peptidase I: MKSNPIIKKKSESREYLEAFFTALLIALFLRAFVVEAFKIPSKSMVPNLLVGDHLFVNKFIYGIRLPFSKIWLTHFKAPRRGEVVVFSWPKDESMDFIKRVVGLPGDKIRVDKRDLYVNDQKMSLYPVQVEGVDPQNIQKLKITQMDGAVQGKKITDLPYMVEWKDYDYFVEDLQGVKHFTQYMKPLWPHPENEWVVPPGYLFAMGDNRDNSSDSREWGFVPMENLRGRALFIWFSWDSESIQSPWYAIQDWPKKIRWGRFGKAIE, from the coding sequence ATGAAATCTAATCCAATCATTAAAAAAAAATCGGAATCTCGCGAATACCTCGAGGCCTTTTTCACGGCTCTCCTCATCGCCTTGTTTTTGAGAGCCTTTGTCGTCGAGGCCTTTAAAATTCCCTCCAAGTCGATGGTGCCCAATTTGTTAGTGGGGGATCATTTGTTTGTGAATAAATTTATTTATGGAATCCGCCTGCCTTTCAGCAAAATATGGCTCACTCATTTTAAAGCACCTCGGCGAGGGGAAGTGGTGGTTTTTAGCTGGCCCAAGGATGAAAGTATGGATTTCATCAAGCGCGTGGTGGGTCTCCCTGGGGATAAAATAAGGGTAGACAAACGGGACCTGTATGTGAACGATCAAAAAATGAGTTTATATCCTGTGCAGGTGGAGGGCGTAGATCCTCAAAATATTCAGAAGCTAAAAATCACTCAAATGGATGGAGCGGTGCAGGGTAAAAAAATTACCGATCTCCCCTATATGGTGGAATGGAAAGACTATGACTATTTCGTAGAAGATCTCCAAGGGGTAAAGCATTTCACCCAATACATGAAGCCCCTTTGGCCCCATCCCGAAAATGAATGGGTAGTTCCTCCAGGCTATCTCTTTGCGATGGGAGATAACCGAGACAATTCGAGTGATTCCCGGGAATGGGGTTTCGTGCCGATGGAAAATTTACGAGGCCGTGCCCTCTTTATCTGGTTTTCCTGGGATTCCGAATCCATTCAATCTCCCTGGTATGCCATTCAAGATTGGCCCAAGAAAATTCGTTGGGGCAGATTTGGGAAGGCGATTGAGTAA
- a CDS encoding DUF721 domain-containing protein: MMRKNQKPEGIASLLSKTLKGLNLESKLKRHSVWSHWDKIVGKTIAEKAWPSRLMEDTLVVKVINASWMNELSFMKQQILEKIQTEIPDCPIKHLRLELGTKKFFIPD; this comes from the coding sequence ATGATGAGAAAAAACCAGAAACCGGAGGGCATTGCCAGTTTACTGAGTAAAACGCTCAAAGGCCTCAATTTGGAATCGAAGCTTAAGAGGCATTCTGTATGGAGTCACTGGGACAAGATTGTCGGAAAAACTATCGCCGAAAAGGCCTGGCCCTCGCGTCTTATGGAAGACACGTTGGTGGTAAAAGTGATTAACGCTTCCTGGATGAACGAACTCTCGTTTATGAAACAACAAATTTTGGAAAAAATTCAGACAGAAATTCCCGATTGCCCTATCAAACATCTTCGTTTGGAACTGGGAACTAAAAAATTTTTCATTCCGGATTGA
- the lepA gene encoding elongation factor 4 — translation MNPQLIRNFSIVAHIDHGKSTLADRLLEFTGALSQREMQAQFLDKMDIERERGITIKAQTVRLNYKAKDGNNYVLNLIDTPGHVDFNYEVSRSLSACEGAILVVDASQGVQAQTLANVYLAIDAGLELFCVLNKIDLPTADPERVKAEVEEVIGIDTSTAVAASAKQGIGIEEILEKVVELIPPPKGNPDAPLRALVFDSWFDAYQGVVVIVRLVDGELRKGQKIKLISTQKEYLIDKIGVIDPHFREVSALGVGEVGFIIAGIKEVAEVHIGDTVTDVERPSTEALPGFKQVKPMVFCGIYPIEPHQYENLRAALEKLKLNDASFTFEPETSLALGFGFRCGFLGLLHMEIIQERLEREYFLDLISTAPSVIYQVRKTNGEVMMVDNPSHLPPVQEISVIEEPYVNAMIHLPNDFLGAVIQLCEGKRGIQKKIDYLSTQHVLLVYEMPFSEIVFDFYDRLKSMSKGYASFDYEVIDFRPSDLSKLNIMVNGDVVDALSIIVHREKSNQRARSLVEKLRELIPRQQYEVAIQAAIGSKIIARESVKALRKNVTAKCYGGDITRKRKLLEKQKEGKKRMKQVGSVEIPQEAFLAVLKID, via the coding sequence GTGAATCCTCAATTGATCCGAAATTTTTCTATCGTGGCCCATATTGATCATGGCAAATCCACCCTTGCCGATCGCCTGCTCGAATTCACCGGTGCACTTTCTCAGCGGGAGATGCAGGCGCAATTTTTGGATAAAATGGATATCGAGCGCGAACGCGGAATTACCATCAAGGCGCAAACGGTTCGCCTCAATTACAAGGCGAAAGATGGAAATAACTACGTGCTCAATCTGATCGATACCCCCGGGCATGTGGATTTTAACTATGAAGTATCGCGTTCCTTGTCTGCCTGTGAAGGGGCTATCCTCGTGGTGGATGCCTCCCAGGGGGTACAAGCCCAAACGCTGGCCAATGTCTATTTAGCCATTGATGCAGGACTGGAACTCTTTTGTGTCCTCAACAAGATTGATTTACCTACCGCCGATCCCGAGCGCGTGAAGGCCGAAGTGGAGGAAGTGATAGGAATCGATACCTCCACCGCCGTCGCTGCCTCTGCAAAACAAGGCATAGGTATCGAAGAGATTTTAGAAAAAGTGGTCGAGTTGATTCCCCCGCCCAAAGGCAATCCAGACGCTCCCTTGCGGGCCCTTGTTTTTGATTCTTGGTTTGATGCCTATCAAGGCGTGGTGGTCATTGTCCGTCTGGTGGATGGAGAATTGAGAAAAGGTCAAAAAATTAAACTCATCTCTACCCAAAAGGAATACCTCATCGATAAAATTGGGGTGATTGATCCCCATTTTCGGGAAGTGAGTGCTTTGGGAGTAGGAGAGGTGGGTTTTATCATTGCGGGCATCAAAGAAGTGGCCGAAGTGCATATCGGGGATACAGTCACCGATGTGGAAAGGCCCAGTACAGAAGCCTTGCCTGGTTTTAAACAAGTGAAGCCCATGGTGTTTTGCGGCATCTATCCTATTGAGCCGCATCAGTACGAAAACTTGCGGGCAGCCCTGGAAAAATTAAAATTGAACGATGCCTCTTTCACCTTTGAACCCGAAACGTCTCTGGCCTTGGGCTTTGGCTTTCGTTGTGGATTTTTAGGTCTGCTGCACATGGAAATTATCCAGGAACGCCTGGAACGGGAATATTTTTTAGATCTTATTTCCACGGCACCCAGCGTGATCTACCAGGTGAGAAAAACGAACGGCGAAGTGATGATGGTGGATAACCCTTCGCACCTTCCGCCGGTTCAGGAAATTTCGGTGATTGAAGAGCCCTATGTGAATGCGATGATTCACTTGCCTAACGATTTTTTAGGCGCTGTAATCCAATTGTGCGAAGGCAAGCGTGGCATTCAGAAAAAAATAGATTATCTTTCTACTCAACATGTGTTGTTAGTCTATGAGATGCCTTTTTCAGAAATTGTTTTTGATTTTTACGATCGTCTCAAGAGTATGTCCAAGGGCTATGCCAGCTTTGATTACGAAGTCATCGATTTCCGACCCTCGGATTTATCGAAGTTGAATATTATGGTGAATGGGGATGTGGTGGATGCCTTGTCGATTATTGTGCACCGGGAGAAATCCAATCAACGGGCGAGGTCTCTCGTTGAAAAACTCCGGGAACTGATTCCACGCCAGCAATACGAAGTGGCTATCCAGGCGGCGATAGGCAGCAAGATTATTGCCAGGGAAAGCGTGAAGGCCTTGCGCAAGAATGTGACGGCGAAGTGTTATGGTGGCGACATTACACGAAAACGGAAGTTGCTGGAAAAACAAAAAGAAGGAAAGAAACGCATGAAACAGGTGGGAAGCGTGGAGATTCCCCAAGAGGCTTTTTTGGCAGTGTTGAAGATTGATTGA